The DNA window GCGAAGCGGGAAATTTCGGGGCCAGCACGCGGGCGGCGGCGGGGTACATCAGGCGGGCCAGGTGCGCGCCCCAGATGGCCAGCGCGGTCACTTCCAGCAGGCCGCTCAGGCCCGCCAGGGGAAAGGCGCCGGGCGTGAAGTCGGTCAGCGCCTGAAAGGTCACCCGCATCGCGCAGCCGGTATTCAGGAGCACAAACGGGGCCCAGAGGGCGGTGAGTCGGCGTCCGTCGAGCCCGCCGAAGACCGGCACAAACTTGGCCGCGACGCCTACGATCATCATGCTGATGAAGCCGACCGTCACGGCGTGGCGGATGGCGCCGTAGTACGCGTGGGAGAACCCGATTTGCGCGGCGTGGCTGTCCGGCGCGAAGGCGCGGAGGAGGCCGAACTGGTAGGCCGGCAGGAGCACCGCCATCAGCAGCGAGAGCATGAGCCAGGCGTAGGCGGCGCGGATGAACTTGATGCTGCGGTCCGGGCGCCAGACCGGGCGGTGGAGGCGCCACGACCAGACGAGCGCGGCGACGGCGGCGAAGAGCAGCAGCACGCCCGCGAACCAGAGCGCGGCCCATTCCCGGCCCCAGGCGCGCATCGCCACGAAGCCGCCGGCCTCGGCCAGCACCGCGACGTTGATCAGCGCGAGCACAGTCAGGCTCCGGCGCGCGGAGGGGCGGGGCAGGTGGTAGAGCTTGTCGAAGAGGAAGTGGCTCACGCCGAGGATCATCAGCAGCGCGAAGCCGTGAATCTGGAAGTCGCGAAGCGGGGCCTGCCAGAACGAAATGCGCGCCAGGAGCGCCTCCTCGGTGGGCGCGAGCGCGAGCCCGGCAAAGTGGATGGTGGTGTAGACGGCCTGGACGAGGAACCAGAAGAGCGCGCAAGCGGCGTAGGCCTCCCACACGACGAGCGGGCGGCCGTGTTGCAGGGCGGTGCGGACGAGCACGGCGCCGAAAATGGCGATGGCGGCGATTTCGAGCAGGTTGCCGAGCAGGGCCGTTCCAAAGAGCGCGGGCCACCGATCGAGGAAGGCCTCGCCGCCGGCGCGCATCAGGATACCGGCGAGCATGAGGCCCAGGGTGGCGCGGGCGAGGCGGGGCCAGGCGAGGCGCGTTCCGGAGAAGCGGGGGAACATGTGGTAGGCGAAACCCATCACAAAGAGGCCGACCCAGCCGAAGATCTGCGCGTGTCCGTGGGCATTCACCTGGTGAATGCCCACGGCGGTAAAGGAACCGGAAACCGCGATCTGGATGAGGAGCCAGGCCCCCCAGACGGCGCCGAGGGTGAGGACGACGCCGATGCCGGCGAGGAAGAATGGCCGGAAATGGCCGCGCGCGTGCTCGGAGTTGGGGTCGATGCCGGCGCGGGAGAGGAGGACTTCGTTTTGCGCGGGTTTTCCGGGCTTCCGGGGTTGGTCATTTCGGGCCGTGGTCATGTGTTGGGCCTCCTTGTTCTCTAATCGCATGTGATTATCCGTTTATGGTCCAAAAAAATTTACGGCAGGGTCAGCGCCACCTCGTGATCGACGACGTCGGCCAGGGTGGAGCCTTTGAGCATTTTCAGATACGCGTTTCGGACGGCGGCCCATTCGTGGTGCACCGCGCAGGGGTTGTTGGCGTCGCAGGCGGGCCGCCCCATGAAGCAGCCCTCCCAACGGGCGACGTGATCCACCGGATTAACCACGTCGTAGAGGGTGATTTCCGTGGGCTTGCGCGCCAGGCAGAATCCGCCGCCCATGCCCTTCTGGGAGACGACTATCCCCTCCTGCACGAGGCCCTGTAGGAGCTTGCCGAGGTAGTTCTGGGGGGCGCCGATCTGTTCGGCGATGTGGGCGGCGCCCTGGAACTCGCCGGGGCGCTCAGCCAGGGCGACCACGGCGCGGAGGGTATGGAGTGCTGTCCTGGAAATCATGGTGAACTCCTTAATCACATGTTATTATACGATTTTGTTGGGGCGATGTCAAGTGGGTGGATTTTCGTGGTGGCCCCTGGGCGGCGCTTGCGCGGCTGGGGTGGTTTGGGGCAGCGATTCGGA is part of the Candidatus Hydrogenedentota bacterium genome and encodes:
- a CDS encoding NnrS family protein → MTTARNDQPRKPGKPAQNEVLLSRAGIDPNSEHARGHFRPFFLAGIGVVLTLGAVWGAWLLIQIAVSGSFTAVGIHQVNAHGHAQIFGWVGLFVMGFAYHMFPRFSGTRLAWPRLARATLGLMLAGILMRAGGEAFLDRWPALFGTALLGNLLEIAAIAIFGAVLVRTALQHGRPLVVWEAYAACALFWFLVQAVYTTIHFAGLALAPTEEALLARISFWQAPLRDFQIHGFALLMILGVSHFLFDKLYHLPRPSARRSLTVLALINVAVLAEAGGFVAMRAWGREWAALWFAGVLLLFAAVAALVWSWRLHRPVWRPDRSIKFIRAAYAWLMLSLLMAVLLPAYQFGLLRAFAPDSHAAQIGFSHAYYGAIRHAVTVGFISMMIVGVAAKFVPVFGGLDGRRLTALWAPFVLLNTGCAMRVTFQALTDFTPGAFPLAGLSGLLEVTALAIWGAHLARLMYPAAARVLAPKFPASLAGNT
- a CDS encoding Rrf2 family transcriptional regulator, whose protein sequence is MISRTALHTLRAVVALAERPGEFQGAAHIAEQIGAPQNYLGKLLQGLVQEGIVVSQKGMGGGFCLARKPTEITLYDVVNPVDHVARWEGCFMGRPACDANNPCAVHHEWAAVRNAYLKMLKGSTLADVVDHEVALTLP